A genomic segment from Epinephelus fuscoguttatus linkage group LG17, E.fuscoguttatus.final_Chr_v1 encodes:
- the cks1b gene encoding cyclin-dependent kinases regulatory subunit 1, with translation MSHKQIYYSDKYDDDKYEYRHVMLPKDIAKRVPKTHLMSETEWRNLGVQQSQGWVHYMIHQPEPHILLFRRPLPSQKS, from the exons ATGTCTCACAAACAGATATACTACTCTGATAAATATGACGACGACAAATACGAGTACAG GCATGTCATGCTACCAAAAGACATTGCAAAGCGTGTACCCAAGACCCATTTGATGTCTGAGACAGAGTGGAGGAATCTGGGGGTCCAGCAGAGCCAAGGATGGGTGCATTACATGATCCACCAGCCAg AGCCACACATCTTGCTGTTCCGGCGCCCTCTTCCCAGCCAGAAGTCATAA